One window of Aliarcobacter lanthieri genomic DNA carries:
- a CDS encoding tetratricopeptide repeat protein, whose amino-acid sequence MKKIIAFVLLISLNIFANDIDRADEAYDKQDYKTAIEYYTKATNSPDLITKLDAMNQLGFIYDNVQIHQGITPNLKLAYEWYKKCADLDDAQCQFNIGSMYDEGHGVIQNYSEAMFWYKKAAEKDFVDAFYNIGLIYEIGKGTRKDIQEAIKWYSKAAALGDVESAQIVNELKATLK is encoded by the coding sequence ATGAAAAAAATTATAGCATTTGTGTTATTAATTAGTTTAAATATTTTTGCTAATGATATTGATAGAGCAGATGAAGCTTATGATAAGCAAGATTATAAAACAGCTATTGAATACTATACAAAAGCAACAAATAGTCCAGATTTAATTACAAAACTTGATGCAATGAATCAATTAGGATTTATATATGATAATGTACAAATCCATCAAGGAATAACACCAAATCTGAAATTAGCTTATGAATGGTATAAAAAATGTGCAGATTTAGATGATGCACAATGCCAATTTAATATTGGAAGTATGTATGATGAAGGACATGGAGTTATTCAGAATTATTCTGAAGCTATGTTTTGGTATAAAAAAGCTGCTGAAAAAGATTTTGTAGATGCATTTTATAATATAGGTTTAATCTATGAAATAGGTAAAGGTACTAGAAAAGATATACAAGAAGCTATAAAATGGTATTCAAAAGCTGCAGCTTTAGGTGATGTAGAATCAGCACAAATAGTAAACGAATTAAAAGCTACTTTAAAATAA
- a CDS encoding DCC1-like thiol-disulfide oxidoreductase family protein: protein MIKKEKIVIYYDEDCPLCKNYVNYLKLKDNYELILKNVREDNNDTKIDINNGFIVSYNNKFYQGSQALEFLNSIVNKSTILGKLHFFFKYDNIFSKILYKTLFLLRKISLLLIGKKSKI, encoded by the coding sequence ATGATTAAAAAAGAAAAAATAGTAATATATTATGATGAAGATTGTCCACTTTGTAAAAATTATGTAAATTATTTGAAGTTAAAAGATAATTATGAACTTATATTAAAAAATGTAAGAGAAGATAATAATGATACAAAAATTGATATAAATAATGGATTTATTGTAAGTTATAACAATAAATTTTATCAAGGTTCTCAAGCCTTAGAATTTTTAAATAGTATTGTAAATAAGAGTACAATTTTAGGAAAACTACATTTCTTTTTTAAATATGATAATATTTTCTCAAAGATTTTATATAAAACCTTATTTTTACTTAGAAAAATATCACTATTATTAATAGGTAAAAAATCAAAAATCTAA
- the aat gene encoding leucyl/phenylalanyl-tRNA--protein transferase yields MKLLDKKHKIWLLDENSFDFPTLDMMNDDLVAIGGDFHPQRLVNAYENGLFPWFIDDYGYINWYSPNKRMVLYPNEIKVSKSLRKSIENKGFIVKSNENFEEVIKNCSNIKRKHEDSSWIDDNFIKAYTNLHKLGVAFSIETYLDNELVGGLYGLLINNIFCGESMFSLVSDASKVAFYHLCNQAKENGIELIDCQVYNPHLESLGAYEISRENYFKILKS; encoded by the coding sequence ATGAAACTACTAGATAAAAAACATAAAATTTGGCTTTTAGATGAAAATAGCTTTGATTTTCCAACTTTAGATATGATGAATGATGACTTAGTTGCAATAGGTGGAGATTTTCATCCTCAAAGACTTGTAAACGCTTATGAAAATGGATTATTCCCTTGGTTTATTGATGATTATGGATATATAAACTGGTATAGTCCAAATAAAAGAATGGTATTGTATCCAAATGAAATAAAAGTATCAAAAAGCCTTAGAAAATCTATCGAAAATAAAGGCTTTATAGTAAAATCAAATGAAAATTTTGAAGAGGTTATAAAAAACTGTTCAAACATAAAAAGAAAACACGAAGACAGTTCTTGGATAGATGATAACTTTATTAAAGCATATACAAATCTACATAAATTAGGAGTTGCTTTTTCTATTGAAACATATTTAGATAATGAACTTGTAGGTGGACTTTATGGACTATTGATAAATAATATTTTTTGTGGGGAAAGTATGTTTTCTCTTGTAAGTGATGCTTCAAAAGTAGCATTTTATCATCTTTGTAATCAAGCAAAAGAAAATGGTATAGAACTTATAGATTGTCAAGTTTATAATCCACATTTGGAAAGTCTTGGAGCTTATGAAATAAGTAGAGAAAATTATTTTAAAATTTTAAAATCTTAG
- a CDS encoding pseudouridine synthase, whose amino-acid sequence MKRIDAYLSSLGYCSRSEAKKFLKMNEVCINENRVFNTSLKGNHKDITVNGEKLDDEKLLILLHKPNGYICSHNDSGKLIYSLLPQRWQNRNPKISTIGRLDIDTTGAILLTDDGELNHKLSSPKNSISKIYEATLENPLSSDIIDIFSSGEIILKGEEKPLKAAKLDILNQNLARLEIVEGKYHQVKRMFAYVGNKVLKLHRVSFDNFKIDDLKEGEYKLIPIKRI is encoded by the coding sequence ATGAAAAGAATTGATGCATATTTATCAAGTTTGGGATATTGTTCACGAAGTGAAGCAAAGAAATTTTTAAAGATGAATGAAGTTTGTATAAATGAAAATAGGGTTTTTAATACTTCATTAAAAGGAAATCATAAAGATATTACAGTAAATGGTGAAAAATTAGATGATGAAAAACTACTTATTTTACTTCATAAACCAAATGGGTATATTTGTTCTCACAATGATTCTGGAAAATTAATATATTCACTTCTACCACAAAGATGGCAAAATAGAAATCCGAAAATATCGACTATTGGAAGATTAGATATTGATACAACAGGAGCTATTTTATTAACAGATGATGGAGAGTTGAATCATAAATTATCAAGTCCAAAAAATAGTATTTCAAAAATATATGAAGCAACTTTAGAAAATCCTTTAAGTTCTGATATTATAGATATTTTTTCAAGTGGAGAGATAATTTTAAAAGGAGAAGAAAAACCTTTAAAAGCAGCAAAATTAGATATTTTAAATCAAAATTTAGCAAGATTAGAGATAGTAGAGGGAAAATATCATCAGGTAAAAAGAATGTTTGCTTATGTTGGAAATAAAGTTTTAAAACTTCATAGAGTAAGTTTTGATAATTTTAAAATTGATGATTTAAAAGAGGGTGAATATAAGCTAATTCCTATTAAAAGAATTTAG
- a CDS encoding HAD family hydrolase → MKLIIFDMDGTLVDSGYAIANTVNYVRENLGFEPMPRNYILENVNDPNINSAEFFYGTKEFTKNQEELFKDYYNKHCLTDLVLYDGIKNLLDNLKNEFKFAVATNANSVYANKMLNHLEINHYFSSILGYNDVEKPKPNPDMINKILDIHNIKKENAQLIGDSKKDIMAATNAGVDSLLVNWGFSNYIDEAIETVYELENKIKAKFF, encoded by the coding sequence ATGAAATTAATTATTTTTGATATGGATGGAACACTTGTTGATAGTGGATATGCTATTGCAAATACAGTAAATTATGTAAGAGAAAATCTAGGTTTTGAGCCAATGCCAAGGAATTATATTTTAGAAAATGTGAATGATCCAAATATAAATAGTGCTGAATTCTTTTATGGAACAAAAGAATTTACAAAAAATCAAGAAGAACTTTTTAAGGATTATTACAACAAACATTGTTTAACTGATTTGGTATTATATGATGGAATAAAAAATCTTTTAGATAATCTAAAAAATGAATTTAAGTTTGCAGTTGCAACAAATGCAAATTCAGTTTATGCAAATAAGATGTTAAATCATCTTGAAATAAATCACTATTTCTCTTCTATATTGGGATACAATGATGTTGAAAAACCAAAACCAAATCCAGATATGATAAATAAAATTTTAGATATTCATAATATAAAAAAAGAAAATGCTCAATTAATTGGAGATTCTAAAAAAGATATTATGGCAGCAACAAATGCTGGAGTTGATTCTCTATTAGTAAATTGGGGATTTTCTAATTATATAGATGAAGCTATTGAAACAGTTTATGAACTAGAAAACAAAATAAAAGCTAAATTCTTTTAA
- a CDS encoding sulfite exporter TauE/SafE family protein, with product METFSLISIISIAVFGSFGHCIGMCGGIVVAYSSSKIKDEYTKLRQIIAHLMYGFGRVTSYSILGAIFGFLGSVIAFTAMTKGILFFITGIILVLIGFSLLGKLKFLTKVEHSFSKSKAYQKIFRQVVSSDSFFSFYFVGILNGFLPCGFVYVFAITAASTANVLEGAFVMFIFGLCTIPALFVLGFFIGVFKQSKLRDVFMKLASILVIIFGLFTMYKGFVFIASQNNMMIEHNHNINNH from the coding sequence ATGGAAACTTTTAGTTTAATATCAATTATTAGCATTGCAGTGTTTGGTTCTTTTGGTCACTGTATTGGTATGTGTGGTGGAATTGTTGTTGCATACTCTAGTTCAAAAATAAAAGATGAATATACAAAATTAAGACAAATTATTGCACATTTAATGTATGGATTTGGAAGAGTTACTTCTTATTCTATATTAGGTGCTATTTTTGGTTTTCTAGGTTCTGTTATCGCATTTACAGCTATGACAAAAGGAATTTTATTTTTTATAACTGGAATAATACTTGTATTAATAGGATTTTCACTTTTAGGAAAACTAAAATTTCTTACGAAAGTTGAACACTCTTTTTCAAAATCTAAAGCTTATCAAAAAATATTTAGACAAGTTGTATCTAGTGATTCATTTTTTAGTTTTTATTTTGTAGGAATTTTAAATGGATTTTTACCATGTGGATTTGTATATGTTTTTGCTATAACTGCTGCTAGTACAGCTAATGTTTTAGAAGGTGCTTTTGTTATGTTTATTTTTGGACTTTGCACAATTCCAGCTTTATTTGTATTGGGTTTTTTTATTGGAGTCTTTAAACAATCAAAATTAAGAGATGTTTTTATGAAGTTAGCTTCTATTTTAGTAATAATTTTTGGACTTTTTACTATGTATAAAGGATTTGTATTTATAGCAAGTCAAAATAATATGATGATAGAACACAATCATAATATAAATAATCATTAA